In Rhodoferax koreense, a genomic segment contains:
- the wecB gene encoding non-hydrolyzing UDP-N-acetylglucosamine 2-epimerase, whose protein sequence is MTTSFTAAPDTASRNPILISVGTRPEIIKMAPVYAELRRRGMPVAWVHTGQHREMAESLYSFFDIAPEHEVMLERRNGSLAHLNALLLEGLSDVFEKVRPSAVLVHGDTTSTLGSAQAAFYLDIPIGHVEAGLRTFNAREPFPEEKNRELTARLARWHFAPTPGAAANLNGEGLAAGGVHMVGNTAVDAALAGTSRLAELLGSGRLALPGPLQRLQPHLARCRLITVTAHRRENWGPGIRNIARAVARLLAAHDDLAVVWPVHGNPAVSDVVHAELGALADRLEGRLCLCPPLDYPALLWCLQHSLLALTDSGGIQEEGAALSCPVLVLRSTTERPELIEAGAGLIVGTDADHVLATVTQLLKGGAELKRMRRAVNPFGDGHTARRIADVLAREIEA, encoded by the coding sequence ATGACGACATCCTTCACCGCCGCGCCCGACACGGCCTCGCGAAACCCTATCCTGATCTCCGTAGGCACCCGGCCCGAGATCATCAAGATGGCGCCGGTCTACGCCGAACTGCGCCGCCGCGGCATGCCCGTGGCCTGGGTGCACACCGGCCAGCACCGGGAGATGGCCGAGTCGCTCTACAGCTTCTTCGACATCGCGCCCGAGCACGAGGTGATGCTCGAACGAAGGAACGGTAGCCTGGCGCACCTGAATGCGCTGCTGCTCGAAGGGCTGTCCGACGTCTTCGAGAAAGTGCGGCCGAGTGCGGTGCTGGTGCATGGCGACACCACCAGCACGCTGGGCTCGGCGCAGGCGGCCTTCTACCTCGACATCCCGATCGGCCATGTCGAGGCCGGCCTGCGCACCTTCAATGCGCGCGAACCGTTCCCCGAGGAAAAGAACCGCGAACTCACGGCGCGGCTGGCGCGTTGGCATTTCGCCCCCACGCCCGGCGCGGCGGCCAACCTGAACGGCGAGGGCCTGGCCGCAGGCGGCGTGCACATGGTCGGCAACACCGCAGTCGATGCCGCGCTCGCGGGCACCTCGCGCCTGGCCGAACTGCTTGGCAGCGGCAGGCTGGCGCTGCCCGGGCCGCTGCAGAGGCTGCAGCCGCACCTCGCGCGTTGCCGCCTCATTACGGTGACCGCCCATCGGCGCGAGAACTGGGGCCCGGGCATCCGGAACATTGCGCGGGCCGTGGCGCGCCTGCTGGCGGCGCATGACGACCTCGCCGTCGTCTGGCCGGTGCACGGCAACCCGGCCGTCAGCGATGTGGTGCATGCCGAACTCGGGGCGCTGGCCGACCGGCTCGAGGGCCGGCTCTGCCTGTGCCCGCCGCTCGACTATCCGGCTCTGTTGTGGTGCCTGCAGCACAGCCTGCTGGCGCTGACCGATTCGGGGGGCATCCAGGAGGAGGGCGCGGCGCTCTCGTGCCCGGTGCTGGTGCTGCGCAGCACGACCGAGCGGCCCGAGTTGATCGAAGCCGGCGCGGGCCTGATCGTCGGCACCGACGCGGACCATGTCCTCGCCACCGTGACGCAGCTGCTCAAGGGTGGGGCCGAACTCAAGCGCATGCGCCGTGCGGTGAACCCGTTTGGCGACGGCCACACCGCGCGGCGCATCGCCGACGTCCTGGCCCGCGAGATCGAGGCATGA
- a CDS encoding YaiO family outer membrane beta-barrel protein, giving the protein MAWKISPTAVVAALLCTAQMAMAQDAAQQAVPARATFDLIGSHSKLSAGLPDGESLDLRGTWALAGGDVLQAEVLDERKFGDHGGIVGIAYTAVLSPDWYTTGTVAAGTGGPNWANYRVDAQLSRKWLPSRQLVTSAALYRAAFDSDRNDTSMRLSAAWYLDAPVVIEAGVTLNVSQPGRIHSHMPYASVTFGREGAQYLSVRYSEGTEAYQSLGTQARTVPQPTGSSLAQNWAYWFGSPTELVNFRSSSASVNWRYWLGPRWGLSAQAEYYRNPTYHRSTLGAGLFVQW; this is encoded by the coding sequence GTGGCCTGGAAAATATCGCCGACCGCGGTGGTCGCCGCCCTGCTTTGTACGGCTCAGATGGCCATGGCGCAGGACGCCGCGCAACAGGCCGTGCCGGCGAGGGCCACCTTCGACCTGATCGGCAGCCACAGCAAGCTTTCCGCCGGGCTGCCCGACGGCGAATCGCTCGACCTGCGCGGCACCTGGGCCTTGGCGGGCGGTGACGTGCTGCAGGCGGAGGTGCTCGACGAGCGAAAATTCGGCGACCACGGCGGCATCGTCGGTATTGCGTATACCGCGGTGCTGTCGCCCGACTGGTACACCACCGGCACGGTGGCGGCCGGCACGGGCGGCCCGAACTGGGCCAACTACCGCGTCGATGCGCAGTTGTCGCGCAAGTGGCTTCCGAGTCGGCAACTGGTGACTTCGGCCGCGTTGTACCGCGCGGCCTTCGATAGCGATCGCAACGACACCAGCATGCGGCTGTCCGCCGCCTGGTACCTCGACGCGCCGGTGGTGATCGAGGCCGGCGTGACGTTGAACGTGAGCCAGCCGGGCCGCATCCATTCGCACATGCCGTATGCGAGCGTGACCTTCGGCCGCGAAGGGGCGCAATACCTCAGCGTGCGCTACAGCGAAGGCACGGAGGCGTACCAGTCGCTTGGCACACAGGCCCGTACGGTGCCGCAACCCACCGGCAGCAGCCTCGCCCAGAACTGGGCCTATTGGTTCGGCAGCCCGACCGAACTCGTCAATTTCCGCAGCAGCAGCGCAAGCGTCAACTGGCGCTACTGGCTGGGCCCGCGTTGGGGCCTCAGCGCGCAGGCCGAGTACTACCGGAACCCGACCTACCACCGCAGCACGCTGGGCGCGGGGCTGTTCGTCCAGTGGTGA
- a CDS encoding polymer-forming cytoskeletal protein, whose protein sequence is MMLALLAGLTLAVVLLPMLPALSEWRRPRDIVPLPIDETDALDPTFMATRFSAMLKDAIRSCANRVGQSELMCLTQAAAVAWPLSPAERDTGASRRVWHVDGDASLPRRVSFLVEVAATGSLTTATGGVYRALWSDADLHLLGGASVLRWAHGRHVTVHAGSTLPGRITAAQALSLDEGVGFTLLHAPTIQFLPRTIGAEAVAGEILPMRDWPAGLAWDAQQRRGFSKASVVLPARRAWQGDLVAAGDMELGADCRVTGSLKAHGRLRLARGCRVSGSIFADGEIQLGHGCVVQGAAVSETAVDVGANCRIGDPQRWATVAAPVIRVSSGAVVHGTVWAGEKGSTRSAGDGQTADAHPAESTVSDLSRPAPVAARERALA, encoded by the coding sequence ATGATGCTGGCCCTGCTTGCCGGGCTGACGCTGGCCGTGGTGTTGCTGCCGATGCTGCCGGCGCTGAGCGAATGGCGGCGCCCACGGGACATCGTGCCGCTGCCGATCGACGAGACCGACGCGCTCGACCCGACGTTCATGGCGACCCGTTTCTCGGCCATGCTGAAGGACGCGATCCGTTCGTGCGCAAACCGCGTCGGACAGTCCGAACTCATGTGCCTGACCCAGGCCGCCGCCGTGGCGTGGCCGCTGTCGCCAGCGGAACGCGACACGGGCGCGAGCCGCCGGGTGTGGCACGTGGATGGCGATGCCAGCCTGCCGCGCCGCGTGTCCTTCCTCGTCGAGGTCGCGGCCACGGGCAGCCTCACCACGGCCACCGGCGGTGTCTACCGGGCGCTGTGGTCCGACGCGGATCTGCATCTGCTGGGCGGGGCTTCCGTGCTGCGCTGGGCCCATGGCCGGCACGTGACGGTTCATGCCGGCAGCACGTTGCCCGGCCGCATCACCGCGGCCCAGGCCTTGAGCCTGGATGAGGGCGTGGGCTTCACGCTCCTGCATGCGCCGACCATCCAGTTCCTGCCGAGAACCATCGGGGCCGAGGCCGTGGCCGGTGAAATCCTGCCGATGCGAGACTGGCCAGCGGGGCTGGCCTGGGACGCGCAGCAGCGACGGGGCTTCAGCAAGGCGAGCGTGGTCTTGCCCGCGCGGCGTGCATGGCAGGGCGATCTGGTCGCTGCCGGCGACATGGAACTCGGCGCCGACTGCCGCGTCACCGGCAGCCTCAAGGCACATGGCCGGTTGCGGTTGGCGCGCGGCTGCCGGGTCAGCGGCAGCATCTTCGCCGATGGCGAAATCCAGCTCGGCCATGGCTGCGTGGTGCAGGGCGCGGCGGTCTCAGAGACGGCGGTCGATGTCGGCGCGAACTGCCGCATCGGCGATCCACAGCGGTGGGCGACCGTGGCCGCGCCGGTCATCCGGGTCAGCAGTGGTGCGGTCGTGCATGGCACGGTCTGGGCGGGTGAAAAGGGATCGACCAGAAGTGCGGGCGATGGCCAGACGGCCGATGCGCATCCAGCGGAGTCAACGGTGTCGGACTTGTCGCGGCCCGCCCCCGTCGCGGCGCGGGAACGGGCCCTCGCATGA